Proteins from a genomic interval of Enterococcus faecium:
- a CDS encoding C39 family peptidase, protein MKKKTFKKLLFLGGTAALLLSGTSYYLHIHSPEHTMNTAQKSSTQKTKKTKEKAEVLLDVPLESQFDSPSLENGCEVTSLSMLLSFYGYETTKNQLAEQLDYVPVFNADGTHGDPNEGFVGDISGGDWAMGVYVPPVASLAQQIVQTDYHTFPKTDAQLDDIKKALSKGNPVWTSVTINFEVPDETDFMTWTTNNGEVRVTPLVHACVVTGYDKENIYVNDPYGVKNRAVPINDFSAIFTAMGGQMLTLEKS, encoded by the coding sequence ATGAAGAAAAAAACGTTCAAAAAACTATTGTTTCTAGGGGGCACAGCTGCTCTTTTATTAAGCGGTACAAGTTATTACCTACATATCCATTCTCCAGAACATACAATGAACACTGCACAAAAAAGTTCAACACAAAAAACGAAAAAGACAAAAGAGAAAGCAGAAGTTTTACTAGATGTTCCATTAGAGAGCCAGTTTGATTCTCCTTCTTTAGAAAATGGCTGTGAAGTCACTTCGCTTTCTATGCTTTTATCTTTTTATGGTTATGAAACAACTAAAAACCAGTTAGCTGAGCAATTGGATTACGTCCCTGTTTTCAATGCAGATGGGACTCATGGCGATCCTAATGAAGGATTTGTTGGTGATATCAGTGGCGGAGACTGGGCTATGGGCGTCTATGTTCCCCCAGTTGCCTCCCTTGCTCAGCAAATCGTCCAAACGGATTATCACACTTTTCCAAAAACCGATGCTCAACTCGATGATATCAAAAAAGCACTATCTAAAGGAAATCCTGTCTGGACTTCTGTGACTATCAATTTTGAAGTCCCAGATGAAACTGATTTTATGACTTGGACCACAAATAATGGAGAAGTAAGAGTCACTCCTCTTGTTCATGCTTGTGTAGTCACTGGATATGACAAAGAAAATATTTATGTCAACGATCCCTATGGTGTAAAAAATCGAGCAGTACCGATCAACGATTTTTCGGCGATTTTCACTGCAATGGGTGGACAGATGCTAACTTTGGAGAAAAGCTAG
- a CDS encoding YxeA family protein, with amino-acid sequence MKVIKYLIGLAAISGILLFGLKYYTEGSYGEIPGILDQLNPLVEKGEVYVKTQKPEEVNEYGTARYVQKAADANGKERTVEFNGLSVLKENHYLKISNKGAHIETYEEVPREKVPEKALAIIG; translated from the coding sequence ATGAAAGTGATTAAATATTTGATTGGACTGGCGGCGATTAGTGGTATTTTGCTATTTGGACTGAAATATTATACTGAAGGAAGTTATGGAGAAATCCCTGGTATACTTGATCAGCTAAATCCATTAGTTGAAAAAGGAGAGGTCTATGTAAAGACACAAAAACCAGAGGAAGTAAATGAATATGGTACAGCAAGGTATGTGCAGAAAGCTGCTGATGCCAATGGGAAAGAACGAACGGTTGAATTTAATGGTCTTTCTGTGTTAAAAGAAAATCATTATTTGAAAATTAGCAATAAAGGAGCACACATAGAAACGTATGAGGAAGTTCCTAGAGAAAAAGTTCCGGAGAAAGCATTAGCAATTATTGGGTAA
- a CDS encoding IS30 family transposase gives MTYTHLTTDELVIIESYFKMNQSVAKTAHCLNRSRQTIHKVYLFFKQGKSALEYYQQYKKNKSNCGRRPLVLPEEQSEYIQRKVVQGWTPDVIVGRAAFPISCSARTIYRMFKKGLFDSSDLPMKGKRKPNGHQERRGKQTFRRSIHEREKDYSQFSNEFGHLEGDTIVGLKHKSAVITLVERLSKVIITLKPCGRQAIDIEKKLNQWFESVPKNLFKSITFDCGKEFSNWKQISNVNDIAIYFADPGTPSQRGLNENSNGLLRRDGLLKSMDFNSVDEFFIQSVASKRNNIPRKSLDYRTPLEVFLSYVSIDDLSNLI, from the coding sequence ATGACCTATACCCATCTTACAACGGATGAACTTGTAATAATAGAGTCTTATTTCAAAATGAATCAATCTGTTGCTAAAACTGCCCATTGCTTGAATCGTTCAAGACAAACGATCCATAAAGTATATCTGTTCTTCAAGCAAGGAAAATCAGCCTTAGAATATTATCAACAGTATAAGAAAAACAAATCAAACTGTGGTAGACGTCCGCTTGTTTTACCCGAGGAACAATCAGAATATATTCAAAGAAAGGTTGTTCAAGGATGGACACCCGATGTGATTGTTGGTCGTGCAGCGTTTCCTATTAGTTGTTCTGCTCGTACCATTTATCGTATGTTCAAAAAGGGGCTATTTGATTCTTCTGACTTACCGATGAAAGGCAAGCGTAAACCGAATGGACATCAAGAAAGACGTGGAAAACAAACTTTCCGCCGCTCTATTCATGAACGTGAAAAGGATTATAGCCAATTCTCAAATGAGTTTGGTCACCTTGAAGGTGACACTATCGTAGGTCTGAAACATAAAAGTGCTGTAATTACCTTAGTTGAACGATTATCAAAAGTTATCATCACATTGAAACCGTGTGGTAGACAAGCGATTGATATTGAAAAAAAATTAAATCAATGGTTTGAATCTGTACCGAAAAACCTATTCAAATCCATCACTTTTGATTGTGGAAAGGAATTTTCAAATTGGAAACAGATCAGTAATGTCAATGATATTGCCATTTATTTCGCTGATCCAGGAACGCCGTCTCAAAGAGGCCTAAACGAGAATTCTAACGGATTGTTACGTAGAGATGGTTTATTGAAATCTATGGATTTCAATTCAGTAGATGAATTTTTTATTCAATCTGTCGCATCTAAACGAAATAATATTCCTAGAAAATCACTGGATTATCGAACACCTTTGGAAGTATTTTTGAGTTACGTAAGTATTGATGATCTGTCTAACTTAATTTGA